A region from the Aegilops tauschii subsp. strangulata cultivar AL8/78 chromosome 5, Aet v6.0, whole genome shotgun sequence genome encodes:
- the LOC141022888 gene encoding uncharacterized protein, with the protein MMKAYDWVEWSYLEAIMLKLGFTQRWMEIVMGMVTTVKFSVMFNGSKLQQFTPSRGIWQGDPISPYLFLLAAEGLPCLLKSKVESSNLGGLQVAPLAPPVNHLLFADDSLLFFKANAMGADEINQLLEHYCQATGQRVNYSKSSIFFSKGVPGNVRAEIKELLHVPNETLNEKYLGMPSDVGSSRNGAFKFLKYRLWSKIQGWIEKSLSTVGKEGWRILQQPDSLSARILKGVCFPNSSILHAQVGSHPSQIWRSIMEGVEVLKLGLIKRIGNGESTDVWTENWIPSNEMLRPYGCRVQNPMRLAADYIDYTSATWDKHRVEQTFLPIDVSVILTIPISTRIFDDYWACNFERNDIFSVCSAYRMLVATRQRREAWLDGTSASSSSNMEEKSWKMLWKTQVPAKVRMFLWRLSKQSLPTEDVRAHRHMPNTSSCGLCGSSDSWRHSLLECSMARCVWALDNGDLVSRMITSTEPRAKYWLFGMMELLSHSEFVRLSVTLWAIWSARRKFIHEGMPQSPHSTHAFIQHFIDEISMLQNKPAEVQNPPGMLGSHMQGLVLPPLGTQRSILTALFSAIEAAPRQLEMQLVTLWGSSSLVIEGQIDPATLEAIACREGMALAEDLLVHDFIISSDCKQAEPLMAKHIV; encoded by the exons ATGATGAAAGCTTATGACTGGGTGGAGTGGTCATATCTAGAAGCTATCATGCTGAAGCTGGGATTCACCCAGAGATGGATGGAGATAGTTATGGGCATGGTGACGACGGTCAAGTTTTCAGTCATGTTTAATGGCAGCAAACTGCAACAGTTTACTCCTTCGCGTGGAATCTGGCAGGGGGATCCAATCTCTCCGTACTTGTTCTTGCTAGCAGCAGAGGGCCTTCCGTGCCTGTTAAAATCTAAAGTTGAGTCATCAAACCTTGGTGGTCTGCAAGTGGCACCTTTGGCGCCACCGGTGAACCACTTATTATTTGCAGATGACAGCCTGCTGTTCTTCAAGGCCAATGCTATGGGTGCAGATGAGATTAACCAGTTGTTGGAACATTATTGTCAAGCAACGGGGCAAAGAGTCAACTACAGCAAATCCTCTATCTTCTTCAGTAAAGGAGTTCCGGGAAATGTCCGAGCAGAAATCAAAGAATTGCTACATGTGCCTAATGAGACATTGAATGAAAAATACTTGGGAATGCCATCTGATGTTGGTTCTTCAAGAAATGGCGCCTTCAAGTTTCTCAAATACCGTCTGTGGAGTAAAATCCAGGGGTGGATCGAGAAGTCTTTGTCCACCGTAGGGAAGGAG GGGTGGCGAATCCTCCAACAACCTGATTCTCTCAGTGCTCGAATCTTGAAGGGGGTTTGCTTCCCTAATTCATCCATATTGCATGCTCAAGTTGGCTCCCACCCTAGCCAGATTTGGAGATCCATAATGGAGGGCGTAGAGGTTTTGAAATTGGGGCTTATAAAGCGAATCGGCAATGGAGAATCCACGGATGTGTGGACGGAGAATTGGATCCCAAGCAACGAGATGTTGCGCCCCTACGGCTGCAGGGTACAAAACCCTATGAGGTTAGCAGCTGACTATATTGACTACACCTCTGCGACGTGGGACAAACATCGAGTTGAGCAAACTTTCTTGCCAATTGACGTTTCGGTGATTTTGACTATCCCTATCAGTACAAGGATTTTTGATGATTACTGGGCATGTAATTTTGAGAGAAACGACATCTTCTCTGTATGCTCGGCTTACAGAATGTTAGTTGCGACACGGCAGCGGAGAGAAGCATGGTTAGATGGCACTTCGGCTTCTTCTAGCTCAAACATGGAGGAAAAATCATGGAAGATGCTTTGGAAGACACAGGTCCCAGCCAAGGTGAGGATGTTCTTATGGCGTTTGTCAAAGCAGTCACTCCCCACGGAGGACGTACGAGCGCATCGACACATGCCGAATACGAGCTCATGTGGATTGTGTGGTTCGTCGGATTCATGGAGGCACTCGCTACTTGAGTGTTCGATGGCGAGATGTGTTTGGGCACTTGATAATGGCGACCTGGTGAGTAGAATGATTACTAGCACTGAGCCAAGGGCGAAGTATTggttgtttggaatgatggagcTACTGTCTCATTCAGAGTTTGTCCGGCTGTCCGTAACGCTGTGGGCGATTTGGTCAGCACGCAGGAAGTTCATTCATGAAGGCATGCCCCAGAGTCCGCATTCTACCCATGCATTTATTCAGCACTTTATTGACGAGATTAGCATGCTTCAGAACAAGCCGGCCGAAGTGCAGAATCCCCCCGGGATGTTAGGCAGCCACATGCAAGGCCTAGTCCTCCCCCCGCTGGGTACGCAAAGATCCATACTGACGGCGCTGTTTTCAGCAATAGAGGCGGCTCCGCGGCAGCTCGAGATGCAGCTGGTAACTCTCTGGGGAAGCTCTTCGCTAGTGATTGAGGGCCAAATCGATCCGGCGACGCTCGAAGCAATTGCATGCAGGGAAGGGATGGCATTGGCGGAAGACCTCTTAGTCCATGATTTCATCATCTCATCGGACTGTAAGCAG GCCGAGCCGTTAATGGCAAAGCACATAGTTTAG